One Oncorhynchus kisutch isolate 150728-3 linkage group LG13, Okis_V2, whole genome shotgun sequence DNA window includes the following coding sequences:
- the LOC109881787 gene encoding trypsinogen-like protein 3, producing MMKLLLLTLALGCAAAVPVEENGALVQEVCQPHSRPWQVYLWNTKGGWYGEERCSGALINEWWVLTAWNCFVEPGHTMVSLGEHDLTVEEGTEQHVRVARYVQHGPYARGPSHSLAMVKLAEPARFTQHVMPVALPTRCTQLHEKCLVSGWGSTVPGQDEPNLILKCETQRVIDDKMCQIAFPLYWIEHAFCAKTIISTDNCLSDQGSTVVCGGELQGLFWSSSSDVGLYTRLCLYLNWISDIMNTPDPTPEPAWTTAAAATTW from the exons ATGATGAAGCTGCTACTGCTGACCTTGGCTTTGGGGTGTGCAG CGGCTGTTCCAGTGGAGGAGAATGGAGCGTTGGTGCAGGAAGTTTGCCAACCCCACTCCAGACCCTGGCAGGTCTACCTGTGGAACACTAAGGGGGGCTGGTATGGGGAGGAAAGGTGTAGTGGTGCCCTCATCAACGAGTGGTGGGTGCTTACCGCCTGGAACTGCTTTGTCGA ACCTGGCCACACTATGGTTTCTCTGGGGGAGCATGACCTGACAGTGGAGGAAGGGACAGAGCAACATGTCCGGGTGGCCAGATATGTGCAGCACGGGCCGTACGCACGAGGCCCCTCACACAGCCTGGCAATGGTGAAGCTGGCAGAGCCTGCCCGGTTCACTCAGCATGTCATGCCCGTAGCCCTACCCACACGATGCACTCAGCTCCACGAGAAGTGTCTGGTCAGCGGCTGGGGCTCCACCGTACCGGGACAGG ACGAGCCCAATCTAATCCTGAAGTGTGAAACCCAGCGGGTCATTGATGACAAGATGTGCCAGATAGCCTTTCCCCTTTATTGGATTGAACATGCATTCTGTGCTAAAACCATCATCTCAACAGACAACTGCCTG TCTGACCAGGGCAGTACTGTGGTCTGTGGGGGTGAGCTACAGGGGTTGTTCTGGTCCAGTTCTTCTGACGTTGGTTTGTACACCCGCCTGTGCCTGTACCTTAACTGGatcagtgacatcatgaacaccCCTGATCCTACACCTGAACCTGCGTGGACCACCGCAGCAGCAGCTACAACATGGTGA
- the LOC109881788 gene encoding apolipoprotein C-II, whose amino-acid sequence MNKLLVITVLVTLLGLSAQGLRLPRQAEDGTPEEPVADVAEADGEQGTLEKLTSTFKGYYDTSISTASSWLDSIDGLKLKEKAANALSDTTVAAMTYAGILQDQVYHILYQQ is encoded by the exons ATGAACAAGCTTCTGGTCATCACTGTGCTCGTCACTCTTCTGGGCCTCA GTGCTCAGGGCCTCCGTCTGCCTAGGCAAGCCGAGGACGGTACGCCTGAGGAACCGGTCGCAGATGTTGCTGAGGCTGATGGAGAGCAGGGAACCCTGGAAAAGCTGACCAGCACCTTCAAGGGCTACTACGACACATCCATCAGCACCGCCTCTAGCTGGCTGGACAGCATCGATGGCCTGAAGCTGAAGGAGAAGGCcgc GAATGCCCTCAGTGACACCACTGTGGCGGCGATGACTTACGCTGGCATCCTGCAGGACCAGGTCTACCACATCTTATACCAACAGTAA